A window of the Glaciimonas sp. CA11.2 genome harbors these coding sequences:
- the mdcA gene encoding malonate decarboxylase subunit alpha → MQAQRKLDPQWSKRRIEKHRRLALVAHLADGPVLRTADIVPALHALISSGDRVVLEGNNQKQADFLARSLVKIDPTKVSNLHLIMPSVSLPEHLDLFERGIARKLDFAFAGAQSLRISQLLQDGVLEVGAIHTYVELYARLYVDLSPNVVMVAGFKADRQGNLYTGSSTEDTPALVEAAAFRDGIVIAQVNEIVDDPADLPRVDIPGSWIDFVVQADKPFFLEPLFTRDPRLIKPVHVLMAMMAIRGVYERHQVQSLNHGIGFNTAAIELILPTYGEKLGLKGKICKNWTLNPHPTLIPAIESGWVESVHCFGGELGMENYVAARPDVFFTGKDGSMRSNRALCQLAGQYAVDLFIGSTLQMDGLANSSTVTRGRLTGFGGAPNMGHDPGGRRHPTPAWLDLIETDDPLARGKKLVVQMVETFQGGGQPTIVETLDAVAVGKESGMPIAPIMIYGDDVTHVLTEEGIAYLYKARSLEERKAMVAAVAGVTPIGMHHDPATTAKLRRDGLIALPEDMGVNRNEATRSLLAAKSVADLVTWSDGLYDPPAKFRSW, encoded by the coding sequence ATGCAAGCCCAACGAAAGCTTGACCCGCAGTGGAGCAAACGCCGTATTGAAAAACACCGTCGCCTCGCCTTAGTAGCACATCTGGCTGATGGCCCCGTTCTGCGAACCGCCGATATCGTACCCGCGCTACACGCCCTGATCTCTTCCGGAGATCGTGTTGTGCTTGAGGGAAATAACCAGAAGCAGGCCGATTTTCTTGCCCGTTCGCTGGTCAAAATAGATCCGACCAAAGTAAGCAATCTGCATCTGATTATGCCGAGTGTCAGTCTGCCTGAACATCTTGATTTGTTTGAGCGCGGCATCGCTCGCAAGCTCGATTTTGCGTTTGCCGGTGCACAAAGTTTGCGGATATCGCAGTTGTTGCAGGATGGCGTTTTAGAAGTTGGCGCGATCCATACTTACGTTGAGTTGTACGCGCGACTGTATGTTGATCTATCGCCAAATGTCGTGATGGTCGCTGGTTTTAAAGCCGATCGTCAGGGCAATCTATACACCGGATCAAGTACGGAAGATACGCCGGCATTGGTCGAGGCGGCAGCCTTCCGCGACGGTATAGTCATCGCGCAAGTTAATGAAATAGTCGACGATCCTGCTGATCTGCCGCGTGTTGATATTCCCGGGTCATGGATTGATTTTGTGGTCCAGGCCGACAAGCCATTTTTTCTTGAACCTTTGTTTACAAGAGACCCGCGCCTGATTAAACCGGTGCATGTGTTGATGGCGATGATGGCGATTCGAGGCGTGTACGAGCGCCATCAGGTGCAATCGCTGAATCACGGCATCGGTTTCAATACTGCCGCGATTGAATTGATTTTGCCGACTTATGGTGAAAAATTAGGGCTTAAAGGAAAAATTTGCAAAAACTGGACATTAAATCCACATCCAACGTTGATCCCGGCGATTGAGTCCGGTTGGGTTGAAAGCGTCCATTGTTTTGGTGGCGAGCTTGGGATGGAAAATTATGTTGCGGCAAGACCCGACGTATTTTTTACGGGCAAGGATGGTTCGATGCGTTCCAACCGGGCTTTGTGCCAATTAGCGGGGCAATATGCGGTTGATCTGTTTATTGGGTCGACGCTGCAAATGGATGGTCTGGCTAATTCGTCCACTGTGACGCGTGGTCGTTTGACCGGCTTTGGCGGCGCACCGAATATGGGCCACGATCCTGGCGGTCGACGTCATCCCACTCCGGCTTGGCTCGATCTGATCGAAACCGATGATCCATTGGCACGCGGCAAAAAACTGGTTGTGCAAATGGTCGAGACGTTCCAGGGTGGCGGTCAGCCGACCATTGTGGAAACGCTAGATGCGGTCGCAGTTGGTAAAGAGTCGGGGATGCCGATTGCGCCGATCATGATTTATGGCGATGACGTGACGCACGTGTTGACCGAAGAAGGCATCGCCTATCTGTATAAAGCGCGCTCGCTGGAAGAGCGCAAGGCGATGGTAGCGGCGGTGGCAGGCGTGACGCCGATCGGCATGCATCACGATCCGGCGACGACGGCAAAATTACGTAGAGATGGTCTGATTGCGCTGCCGGAAGATATGGGCGTCAATCGTAATGAAGCCACGCGCTCACTTTTGGCGGCAAAGAGTGTTGCCGACCTGGTGACATGGTCGGATGGGCTGTATGACCCGCCAGCAAAATTCAGGAGCTGGTAA
- a CDS encoding LysR family transcriptional regulator produces MAIDESITIKKLEVFLAFMKLNNMARVSELLGQSTVSVHRSLHSLEEAMRCPLFKREGRSLIPLQSAYTFAEYAQRVINEVEEGIRKVQEAAGFNATRLKIGSLYSLTLRCIPQLMIGLKLRKPALDIDLTLGSNRDLIQQLADGRLDAIVIGLHEQSDLNNPDDSQALVAVPLFDDDVFLAAPLHSPYAGQKRVNLQDLRDEKFVTLTEGFVTSQDFAACFERAGFTPNISMRVQDIFSLINLVSGGIGYSLLPGRVGKFSSHIQLIALESKYGARQRITLLLPKSRERDPNLLALAAECRMYGRHDGKSEGFF; encoded by the coding sequence ATGGCGATCGATGAATCTATAACAATCAAGAAACTGGAAGTTTTTCTGGCCTTTATGAAGCTTAATAATATGGCTCGGGTTTCTGAATTGTTAGGTCAAAGCACTGTCAGCGTGCATCGCTCTTTACACTCGCTGGAGGAGGCGATGCGTTGCCCGCTTTTTAAACGTGAAGGCCGCAGCCTGATTCCATTGCAAAGCGCTTACACGTTTGCCGAATACGCACAGCGTGTAATCAATGAAGTCGAAGAAGGTATCCGAAAAGTCCAAGAGGCGGCCGGTTTTAACGCCACCCGCCTGAAGATAGGATCACTCTATTCGCTCACATTGCGCTGTATTCCCCAACTGATGATTGGATTGAAACTGCGTAAGCCTGCACTGGATATCGATTTGACGCTGGGTTCCAACCGCGATCTGATACAACAGCTTGCGGATGGGCGGCTTGATGCAATCGTTATCGGTTTGCACGAACAAAGTGACCTTAACAACCCCGACGATAGTCAGGCGTTGGTGGCGGTTCCACTGTTCGATGATGATGTCTTTTTGGCCGCGCCCCTACACTCACCCTATGCCGGTCAGAAGCGGGTGAATTTACAGGATCTACGGGACGAAAAATTTGTAACATTGACAGAAGGCTTTGTTACGTCGCAAGACTTTGCGGCGTGCTTTGAACGAGCAGGTTTTACGCCGAATATTAGTATGCGGGTGCAGGATATTTTTTCGCTGATCAACCTGGTCAGCGGTGGTATCGGTTATAGCCTGTTGCCGGGACGCGTGGGCAAATTCAGTTCGCATATTCAGCTTATCGCGCTGGAATCAAAGTACGGAGCCAGACAACGCATCACTTTGTTACTACCGAAAAGTCGGGAACGCGATCCCAACTTATTGGCGCTGGCCGCTGAATGTCGGATGTATGGACGGCATGATGGAAAAAGTGAGGGCTTTTTTTAG
- the madL gene encoding malonate transporter subunit MadL → MIIYGTALLAICHLLGIFLGDLLGHLIGVKTNVGGVGIAMLLLIFARLYMQPRGLLPKPTEAGVGFWSAMYIPVVVAMAAQQNVVAALRGGPVALISAFGAVALCACCISLINRMEPQTDTDPFAVEPVPAA, encoded by the coding sequence ATGATTATCTATGGAACGGCTTTATTAGCCATTTGCCATTTGCTCGGTATCTTTCTGGGCGATTTGTTGGGACATTTGATCGGCGTCAAAACCAACGTCGGTGGTGTCGGTATCGCTATGCTGCTGCTCATTTTCGCTCGACTATATATGCAACCACGTGGACTTTTACCAAAGCCAACGGAGGCCGGTGTCGGCTTTTGGTCGGCTATGTATATCCCTGTAGTGGTGGCGATGGCGGCACAACAAAATGTAGTTGCTGCGTTGCGCGGCGGCCCGGTAGCGCTGATTTCGGCATTTGGTGCCGTTGCTCTTTGCGCTTGCTGTATTTCGCTGATCAATCGGATGGAACCTCAGACCGATACAGATCCCTTTGCAGTTGAACCAGTGCCAGCGGCTTAA
- a CDS encoding biotin-independent malonate decarboxylase subunit beta, protein MNIEQLLKRDSFIELTARDRARALLDAGSMRELIGPFDRMTSPWLAMQGVVTQSDDGVVVAKGTFDGQPYLVLAIEGAFQGGSMGEVGGAKIAGALELAAEDNRNGIPTGAVILFETGGVRLQEANLGLAAIADIHSGIVDLRRYQPVIGISAGTVGCFGGMSIAAALCSYLVVTQDARVGLNGPAVIEQEAGIAEYDSRDRPFIWSFTGGEQRYHSGLVDACIDDDSALMRTTVRDLIARGRPAKNRSERYQDFLACLDSVDASLQATPEMVRNIYQKGLSS, encoded by the coding sequence ATGAACATAGAACAACTATTAAAGCGCGACAGCTTTATTGAACTGACAGCACGTGACCGTGCGCGCGCGCTGCTGGATGCCGGTTCGATGCGCGAACTGATCGGCCCGTTTGATCGGATGACTTCTCCCTGGCTGGCAATGCAAGGCGTGGTGACGCAATCGGACGATGGCGTAGTGGTCGCCAAAGGAACCTTCGACGGTCAACCGTATTTGGTGCTCGCGATTGAAGGTGCATTTCAGGGCGGTAGCATGGGCGAAGTTGGCGGTGCCAAGATAGCCGGAGCGTTGGAATTAGCAGCGGAAGACAATCGCAACGGGATTCCGACCGGTGCCGTGATTCTTTTTGAAACCGGCGGTGTGCGATTGCAAGAGGCCAATCTGGGTCTTGCCGCAATTGCCGATATTCATTCTGGGATTGTTGATCTGCGCCGCTACCAACCAGTGATCGGTATTTCAGCTGGCACGGTTGGTTGCTTCGGCGGTATGTCTATTGCCGCCGCGTTGTGCAGTTATCTGGTCGTGACACAAGATGCAAGAGTCGGATTGAATGGCCCCGCCGTGATCGAACAGGAAGCTGGAATCGCAGAGTACGACTCTCGCGACAGGCCATTCATCTGGAGTTTTACCGGCGGTGAGCAACGTTATCACTCGGGTCTGGTTGACGCTTGCATTGACGATGACAGCGCTTTGATGCGGACCACCGTGAGGGATTTGATTGCACGCGGCCGACCTGCAAAAAATCGTAGCGAACGCTATCAGGATTTTCTGGCCTGCCTTGACAGTGTCGATGCCAGTCTGCAAGCGACGCCGGAAATGGTGCGCAATATTTATCAGAAGGGATTGTCATCATGA
- a CDS encoding PEP-CTERM sorting domain-containing protein: protein MKLTTNIAYILIAGLFAASAAQATPTAYSNIGTINPVNYTFTAASTGDIMAYFAGSTAGYDNTLGLLVNGIDTGINGLDDHTSVYGQQLNFGNVNAGDVLTFKLNVLSTGNTWYSNRALNSDQTNHIYSNSYAGDIQIPAGTYVAFEDVRIPGADLNYHDENFVFTNVQASNAVPVPATTLLMGLGLLAMSVFAKRKTQE, encoded by the coding sequence ATGAAACTGACAACCAACATTGCATACATACTGATCGCTGGCCTATTCGCCGCATCTGCAGCGCAAGCTACTCCGACTGCGTATTCGAATATTGGCACCATCAATCCGGTAAACTATACATTTACAGCTGCCAGCACAGGCGACATAATGGCGTATTTCGCCGGATCAACTGCCGGTTACGATAATACTTTGGGCTTGTTGGTAAACGGCATCGATACCGGCATCAATGGCTTGGACGATCATACTTCTGTCTACGGCCAACAATTGAATTTTGGCAATGTAAATGCTGGTGATGTACTCACATTCAAGCTCAACGTTTTGAGTACCGGCAATACTTGGTATTCGAATCGTGCCTTAAATAGCGATCAAACAAATCATATTTATTCGAACAGCTATGCCGGCGATATCCAAATCCCAGCCGGAACCTATGTCGCTTTCGAAGATGTTCGAATCCCAGGTGCCGACTTGAATTATCACGATGAAAACTTCGTCTTCACCAATGTTCAGGCGTCTAACGCTGTGCCGGTGCCAGCAACTACGTTGCTGATGGGCTTGGGCTTGCTTGCCATGAGTGTGTTCGCTAAGCGCAAGACTCAGGAATAA
- a CDS encoding triphosphoribosyl-dephospho-CoA synthase: MIAIADLTHLSTISDNRPKAGSVVVEKTFAERLADLVVSALVDEVTLTPKPGLVDMRSRGAHRDLNWGLMCHSAWVLHPTFYAMAVAGETITDPSRLREEIGRIGRDGEMQMMAATGGVNTHRGAIWALGLLVTAAAQDRQALTASAVASRAAMMARYHDQFSPIVTGNKGEQACRTYGVGGARAQAQAGFPHVIDVALPALNYWRIRGEGEDAARLNALLAIIAKLDDTCVLSRGGLEALVAIQTGAHTVLRLGGAGSLEGKACLQAFEAELLERHISPGGAADLLAAALFLDQLKKEFPART; this comes from the coding sequence ATGATTGCCATCGCTGACCTCACACATTTGTCGACAATCTCCGACAACCGCCCCAAGGCGGGATCAGTTGTAGTGGAGAAAACATTCGCCGAACGTCTCGCAGATCTGGTGGTGTCGGCATTGGTCGATGAGGTAACGCTGACACCAAAACCCGGTTTGGTCGACATGCGCAGTCGTGGTGCGCATCGTGATCTGAACTGGGGCTTGATGTGTCATTCCGCTTGGGTGTTGCATCCCACTTTTTATGCGATGGCAGTTGCCGGTGAGACGATCACCGATCCCAGCCGATTACGTGAAGAGATCGGTCGTATCGGGCGTGACGGCGAGATGCAGATGATGGCGGCGACGGGTGGCGTGAATACGCACCGTGGCGCGATCTGGGCGCTTGGCTTGCTAGTGACGGCGGCGGCACAGGATCGGCAGGCGTTAACGGCTAGTGCAGTGGCGTCGCGTGCAGCGATGATGGCCCGCTATCATGATCAGTTTTCACCGATTGTTACCGGCAACAAGGGTGAGCAGGCTTGTCGCACTTACGGTGTCGGCGGTGCACGGGCACAGGCGCAAGCGGGGTTTCCTCACGTAATCGATGTTGCGTTACCCGCACTCAACTACTGGCGCATTCGTGGTGAGGGCGAAGACGCCGCACGGCTCAATGCATTACTTGCGATTATTGCCAAACTTGACGACACTTGCGTGCTGTCACGCGGCGGGTTAGAGGCGTTAGTCGCGATACAAACCGGCGCGCACACAGTATTGCGATTAGGCGGCGCTGGCAGTCTGGAAGGAAAAGCGTGCCTGCAAGCGTTTGAAGCTGAGTTGCTTGAACGCCATATTTCTCCGGGTGGTGCAGCCGATCTGTTAGCGGCAGCCTTATTCCTGGATCAATTGAAAAAAGAATTTCCAGCACGAACCTGA
- a CDS encoding malonate decarboxylase subunit delta: MEKISYEFAAGDPATARVLTGVVGSGDLEVLIEPPHVSHRTGITTIQVNTSVDGMNNVWEALLRRIFTAALLPAMKIDINDFGATPGVVRLRIEQAFEELRQV, from the coding sequence ATGGAAAAGATTTCGTATGAATTTGCCGCTGGTGATCCAGCCACGGCAAGGGTGTTGACCGGAGTGGTTGGTTCAGGTGACCTGGAAGTATTGATCGAACCCCCGCACGTTTCACATCGAACCGGCATCACCACGATCCAGGTCAATACTTCGGTGGATGGCATGAACAACGTATGGGAAGCATTATTGCGACGTATTTTCACGGCAGCGTTATTGCCCGCCATGAAGATCGACATTAATGATTTTGGCGCAACGCCGGGAGTAGTGCGGTTACGCATTGAACAGGCGTTTGAAGAACTCAGACAAGTTTGA
- the mdcE gene encoding biotin-independent malonate decarboxylase subunit gamma — translation MKAVVQLEESPATHRTHRTHRTHSRGLIWFQKLTNNAPINPGYAASVLVADADLAGQRARYIAVVPDPENRFPRVRNGEVGLVEGWQLGRAVQEVIDADHANHTKTPIVAVIDVASQAYGRREEAYGIHQALAGAAGAYASARLAGHPVIGLIVGKAMSGAFLAHGYQANRLIAIDDPEVMVHAMGKASAARITLRSVEAMEAFAAKIPPMAYDIKSFASLGLLSQSLTLQHPDNPSVEELQIVQQSLQAALESITSDPVRDLSRRLNAKNRQASAKVREMLRAQWKGDRP, via the coding sequence ATGAAAGCAGTCGTCCAGTTAGAAGAGTCGCCAGCAACGCATAGAACGCATAGAACGCATAGAACGCATAGTCGCGGCTTGATCTGGTTTCAAAAACTGACCAATAATGCGCCGATTAATCCTGGCTATGCTGCTTCCGTGCTAGTCGCCGATGCAGATCTTGCTGGACAGCGCGCACGTTACATCGCTGTCGTACCCGATCCTGAAAACCGCTTTCCCCGCGTTCGCAACGGCGAGGTTGGACTGGTCGAAGGCTGGCAATTGGGCCGTGCTGTGCAAGAAGTGATTGATGCCGACCATGCCAACCATACAAAAACGCCTATCGTCGCCGTCATTGACGTTGCTAGTCAAGCTTATGGTCGGCGAGAGGAGGCATACGGTATCCATCAGGCCTTGGCGGGCGCAGCGGGCGCATATGCCAGTGCGCGACTGGCGGGTCATCCTGTTATCGGTCTGATAGTCGGCAAGGCCATGTCCGGCGCATTTCTAGCCCACGGCTATCAAGCCAATCGATTGATAGCGATCGATGATCCTGAAGTGATGGTGCACGCCATGGGTAAAGCATCGGCGGCGCGGATTACATTGCGTTCAGTTGAAGCAATGGAAGCCTTTGCAGCCAAAATTCCGCCCATGGCTTATGACATCAAAAGCTTCGCATCGTTGGGATTATTGTCGCAAAGTTTGACGTTGCAACATCCCGATAATCCCTCTGTTGAAGAATTGCAGATAGTGCAGCAAAGCTTGCAAGCGGCACTCGAAAGTATTACATCCGATCCTGTCAGGGATCTCAGCAGGCGTTTGAACGCAAAAAATAGGCAAGCCTCAGCAAAGGTGCGCGAGATGTTACGTGCGCAGTGGAAGGGAGACCGACCGTAA
- the madM gene encoding malonate transporter subunit MadM codes for MLAIFEKALQQNGLITAFAVVGIIVLISGYISRKLTFGRVHGSAFAILIGLVLAYWGGLHTGGEKGLADISLFSGIGLMGGAMLRDFAIVATAFEVQATEARKAGLIGVVSLLLGTIVPFIVGASVAYAFGYSDAVSMTTIGAGAITYIVGPVTGAAIGASSDVMALSIATGLLKAIMVMVGTPIAARFLGLKTPRSAMVFGGLAGTVSGVSAGLAATDRRLVPYGALVATFHTGIGCLLGPSVLYFAVKALMG; via the coding sequence ATGCTAGCAATTTTTGAAAAAGCGTTGCAACAGAATGGATTGATTACCGCCTTTGCTGTAGTTGGTATCATCGTGCTGATATCCGGTTATATTTCGCGCAAGCTGACTTTCGGTCGCGTGCATGGATCAGCCTTTGCGATTCTCATTGGCCTCGTGCTGGCGTATTGGGGCGGCCTGCATACCGGCGGCGAAAAGGGATTAGCAGATATTTCTCTTTTTAGTGGAATCGGCCTGATGGGCGGTGCCATGTTGCGTGATTTTGCCATCGTCGCAACCGCATTTGAAGTACAGGCGACCGAGGCGCGCAAAGCCGGTTTGATCGGCGTGGTGTCATTGCTTCTTGGGACAATCGTACCGTTTATAGTCGGTGCCAGCGTCGCCTATGCTTTCGGCTATTCCGATGCGGTTAGCATGACCACTATTGGGGCGGGCGCGATCACTTACATCGTCGGCCCCGTTACTGGCGCAGCGATAGGTGCTAGTTCTGACGTGATGGCATTGAGTATTGCTACCGGCCTGCTCAAAGCCATCATGGTCATGGTCGGGACCCCAATTGCAGCACGCTTTTTAGGTCTCAAAACACCACGATCAGCAATGGTATTTGGCGGTCTGGCTGGCACGGTAAGTGGGGTCTCCGCAGGATTAGCGGCGACCGACCGACGTCTGGTTCCGTATGGTGCGCTGGTGGCGACATTCCATACCGGTATCGGCTGTCTGCTTGGTCCATCAGTGTTATATTTTGCGGTCAAAGCTTTGATGGGGTAG